One window of the Oncorhynchus clarkii lewisi isolate Uvic-CL-2024 chromosome 19, UVic_Ocla_1.0, whole genome shotgun sequence genome contains the following:
- the LOC139374331 gene encoding 5'-nucleotidase-like isoform X2 codes for MHFESVSTFELTLLHTNDAHARIEENSRESGKCSPGSPCFGGVARRFTKIADIRSKERNVLLLDAGDQFQGTVWFNYYKGEEAAYFMNKLGYDAMAFGNHEFDNGVEGLLRPFLQKVNFTVLSANIKADATLAPTINSYYQPYTTFTMGSEIVAVVGYTSVETPVLSLPGPHLIFEDEIKALQVQVDKLITLGYNKIIALGHSGFDVDIDIAKRVKGVDLVIGGHTNTFLYTGSVPSSEVPTGPYPFTVRSEDGRDVPVVQAFAFGKYLGYLKLVFDKSGNVLKANGNPILLDSSIAQDPGILADVDEWKKNLAQYSSQYVGKTLVYLNGTFNECRFRECNLGNLICDAMIHHNIKYADEIQWNHVSLCILNSGGIRTGIDESHKNGTITMEEVISVLPFGGTFDLVQLKGSTLKKAFENSVRRYGSSRGEFLQVSGIHVEYDLSRSVGDRVTSLSLRCSQCRVPRYESLDPDRLYKLVLPSYIADGGDGFTMIKEEKLKHDTGPEP; via the exons ATGCATTTTGAAAGTGTGTCAACTTTCGAGCTTACATTGCTACACACCAACGATGCTCACGCTCGGATTGAGGAGAATAGTAGAGAGTCGGGTAAATGTAGCCCAGGTAGTCCTTGTTTTGGCGGAGTGGCCAGGAGGTTCACAAAAATAGCAGACATCCGGAGCAAAGAACGGAATGTGTTATTGCTGGATGCTGGCGATCAGTTTCAGGGTACTGTCTGGTTCAACTACTACAAAGGGGAGGAAGCTGCGTATTTCATGAACAAGCTTGGATATGATGCGATG gcatttggaaaccATGAGTTTGACAATGGAGTGGAGGGCCTGCTCCGCCCTTTTCTGCAGAAGGTGAACTTCACTGTTCTCAGTGCCAACATCAAGGCAGATGCAACACTCGCCCCAACTATCAATAGTTACTATCAACCCTACACAACATTCACGATGGGCTCTGAAATAGTGGCTGTGGTAGGTTACACCTCAGTGGAAACTCCAGTCTTATCCTTACCAG GTCCACACCTGATCTTTGAGGATGAGATCAAAGCCTTGCAGGTCCAGGTGGATAAACTGATCACTCTTGGTTACAATAAGATCATCGCCCTTGGTCACTCTGGATTTGACGTGGATATAGACATCGCCAAGCGAGTGAAAGGCGTGGACCTGGTCATCGGCGGACACACCAACACTTTCCTCTACACCG GGAGTGTCCCATCTTCAGAGGTGCCGACGGGTCCCTACCCCTTCACGGTGAGGTCTGAGGACGGGAGAGATGTCCCTGTGGTACAGGCTTTTGCCTTTGGGAAGTACCTGGGATACCTCAAGTTGGTCTTCGATAAATCTGGGAACGTGCTGAAGGCGAATGGAAACCCCATCCTGCTGGACAGCAGCATAGCCCAGG atcCAGGTATCCTTGCTGATGTTGACGAGTGGAAGAAGAACTTGGCCCAGTACTCGTCTCAGTACGTGGGGAAAACCCTGGTGTATCTCAATGGAACCTTCAATGAGTGCCGGTTCCGAGAGTGCAACCTGGGGAACCTCATCTGTGACGCAATG ATTCATCACAATATCAAGTATGCAGATGAGATCCAGTGGAATCACGTCAGTTTATGCATCCTGAACAGTGGAGGCATAAGGACAGGAATAGATGAAAGTCACAAAAATG GCACCATCACCATGGAGGAAGTTATATCAGTCTTACCATTTGGGGGCACTTTTGATCTGGTGCAGTTGAAGGGATCAACCTTGAAAAAGGCATTTGAAAACTCTGTCCGAAGATACggaagcagcagaggagaatTTCTTCAAGTTTCAG GAATCCATGTGGAATACGACCTGTCACGGTCGGTGGGGGACCGTGTGACGTCCTTGAGCCTCCGCTGCTCTCAGTGCCGTGTGCCCAGATACGAATCTCTGGACCCAGACAGGCTGTACAAGCTGGTCCTACCATCCTACATCGCAGACGGAGGAGATGGTTTTACCATGATTAAGGAGGAGAAACTGAAACATGACACTG
- the LOC139374330 gene encoding 5-hydroxytryptamine receptor 1D-like encodes MEKNTTGHLEPTPALYGLIMNFTNDTYVTKSSELKENEESLAYQTSLAVILFVFTLATTLSNAFVIATIYQSKKLHTPANFLIASLAVTDLLVSILVMPICVLYTVSHTWTLGQVICDIWLSSDITCCTASILHLCVIALDRYWAITDAVEYSKKRTPARAAGMIATAWVIAICISLPPLFWRQVKAEELTECNVNTDHIFYTIYSTFGAFYIPTLLLIVLYGRIYVEARKIILKQSPKKVGKRLTSARLVTNSPGSVASTSPLQCGRHDTHSGDTGSSASENQVKVTVSDALLEKKRISAARERKATKTLGIILGAYIICWLPFFIYTLVVATCETCFYPELFDFFNWLGYLNSLINPIIYTMSNDDFKKAFHKLLCFRCCRS; translated from the coding sequence ATGGAGAAAAACACCACAGGTCACCTCGAGCCAACTCCTGCATTATATGGACTAATAATGAATTTCACCAACGATACCTATGTGACAAAATCTTCAGAGCTGAAGGAAAATGAAGAGAGTCTAGCTTATCAAACCAGTTTGGCAGTGATTCTCTTCGTTTTCACACTCGCCACTACTTTATCCAACGCATTTGTCATTGCAACGATTTATCAGTCGAAAAAACTGCACACTCCAGCAAACTTTCTTATAGCGTCTCTAGCTGTCACCGACCTCTTGGTGTCCATTTTGGTGATGCCAATATGCGTATTGTACACGGTGAGTCACACCTGGACATTGGGACAAGTTATATGTGACATTTGGTTATCCTCAGATATAACATGTTGCACTGCTTCTATCCTTCACTTATGCGTAATCGCTTTGGATCGATACTGGGCAATAACAGACGCCGTTGAGTATTCCAAAAAGCGCACGCCAGCGCGCGCGGCGGGGATGATCGCGACTGCCTGGGTCATCGCAATCTGCATCTCTCTACCTCCGCTTTTCTGGCGCCAGGTGAAGGCAGAGGAGTTGACTGAATGTAATGTCAACACGGACCACATTTTCTACACTATTTACTCCACGTTTGGAGCATTCTACATCCCCACTTTGCTGCTTATCGTGCTTTATGGAAGAATATATGTGGAAGCGCGTAAGATCATTTTGAAACAGTCACCCAAAAAGGTAGGGAAGAGACTTACTTCAGCGCGCCTGGTCACGAACTCCCCTGGATCTGTGGCATCGACATCACCTTTGCAGTGTGGAAGACATGATACCCACTCCGGTGACACGGGTTCCTCGGCAAGTGAGAACCAAGTGAAAGTAACCGTGTCTGACGCACTTTTGGAGAAAAAAAGAATCTCAGCCGCTAGGGAAAGGAAAGCGACCAAAACATTGGGAATAATTTTAGGCGCATACATTATATGCTGGTTACCCTTTTTCATTTACACCCTGGTGGTGGCCACCTGTGAAACTTGTTTTTACCCCGAGTTGTTTGACTTTTTCAATTGGCTTGGTTATCTCAACTCGTTAATCAATCCAATTATATATACCATGtccaatgatgactttaaaaaaGCTTTCCATAAACTCTTGTGCTTCAGATGTTGCAGATCCTGA
- the LOC139374331 gene encoding 5'-nucleotidase-like isoform X1 — MHFESVSTFELTLLHTNDAHARIEENSRESGKCSPGSPCFGGVARRFTKIADIRSKERNVLLLDAGDQFQGTVWFNYYKGEEAAYFMNKLGYDAMAFGNHEFDNGVEGLLRPFLQKVNFTVLSANIKADATLAPTINSYYQPYTTFTMGSEIVAVVGYTSVETPVLSLPGPHLIFEDEIKALQVQVDKLITLGYNKIIALGHSGFDVDIDIAKRVKGVDLVIGGHTNTFLYTGSVPSSEVPTGPYPFTVRSEDGRDVPVVQAFAFGKYLGYLKLVFDKSGNVLKANGNPILLDSSIAQDPGILADVDEWKKNLAQYSSQYVGKTLVYLNGTFNECRFRECNLGNLICDAMIHHNIKYADEIQWNHVSLCILNSGGIRTGIDESHKNGTITMEEVISVLPFGGTFDLVQLKGSTLKKAFENSVRRYGSSRGEFLQVSGIHVEYDLSRSVGDRVTSLSLRCSQCRVPRYESLDPDRLYKLVLPSYIADGGDGFTMIKEEKLKHDTGDLDISVFANYIKEMKRVYPTVEGRIKFRNSSVAAGANCLTLLLLGLMWALSTSL, encoded by the exons ATGCATTTTGAAAGTGTGTCAACTTTCGAGCTTACATTGCTACACACCAACGATGCTCACGCTCGGATTGAGGAGAATAGTAGAGAGTCGGGTAAATGTAGCCCAGGTAGTCCTTGTTTTGGCGGAGTGGCCAGGAGGTTCACAAAAATAGCAGACATCCGGAGCAAAGAACGGAATGTGTTATTGCTGGATGCTGGCGATCAGTTTCAGGGTACTGTCTGGTTCAACTACTACAAAGGGGAGGAAGCTGCGTATTTCATGAACAAGCTTGGATATGATGCGATG gcatttggaaaccATGAGTTTGACAATGGAGTGGAGGGCCTGCTCCGCCCTTTTCTGCAGAAGGTGAACTTCACTGTTCTCAGTGCCAACATCAAGGCAGATGCAACACTCGCCCCAACTATCAATAGTTACTATCAACCCTACACAACATTCACGATGGGCTCTGAAATAGTGGCTGTGGTAGGTTACACCTCAGTGGAAACTCCAGTCTTATCCTTACCAG GTCCACACCTGATCTTTGAGGATGAGATCAAAGCCTTGCAGGTCCAGGTGGATAAACTGATCACTCTTGGTTACAATAAGATCATCGCCCTTGGTCACTCTGGATTTGACGTGGATATAGACATCGCCAAGCGAGTGAAAGGCGTGGACCTGGTCATCGGCGGACACACCAACACTTTCCTCTACACCG GGAGTGTCCCATCTTCAGAGGTGCCGACGGGTCCCTACCCCTTCACGGTGAGGTCTGAGGACGGGAGAGATGTCCCTGTGGTACAGGCTTTTGCCTTTGGGAAGTACCTGGGATACCTCAAGTTGGTCTTCGATAAATCTGGGAACGTGCTGAAGGCGAATGGAAACCCCATCCTGCTGGACAGCAGCATAGCCCAGG atcCAGGTATCCTTGCTGATGTTGACGAGTGGAAGAAGAACTTGGCCCAGTACTCGTCTCAGTACGTGGGGAAAACCCTGGTGTATCTCAATGGAACCTTCAATGAGTGCCGGTTCCGAGAGTGCAACCTGGGGAACCTCATCTGTGACGCAATG ATTCATCACAATATCAAGTATGCAGATGAGATCCAGTGGAATCACGTCAGTTTATGCATCCTGAACAGTGGAGGCATAAGGACAGGAATAGATGAAAGTCACAAAAATG GCACCATCACCATGGAGGAAGTTATATCAGTCTTACCATTTGGGGGCACTTTTGATCTGGTGCAGTTGAAGGGATCAACCTTGAAAAAGGCATTTGAAAACTCTGTCCGAAGATACggaagcagcagaggagaatTTCTTCAAGTTTCAG GAATCCATGTGGAATACGACCTGTCACGGTCGGTGGGGGACCGTGTGACGTCCTTGAGCCTCCGCTGCTCTCAGTGCCGTGTGCCCAGATACGAATCTCTGGACCCAGACAGGCTGTACAAGCTGGTCCTACCATCCTACATCGCAGACGGAGGAGATGGTTTTACCATGATTAAGGAGGAGAAACTGAAACATGACACTG